The Bacillota bacterium genome contains the following window.
CACTCCTGGAACTCCAGGTTGCTGGTCACAACGAGCGAGCGCCGCTCGCAGGCCTTGGCCACCAGCTGAAGCAGGTAGCTGTAGGCCGGTGGCGTCCATCTTCAGGTAGCCCGGCTCATCCAGGATAATGAGGCCGTGGGCCAGGATGGCCTGGGTGTGCTGGCGTGGCCCCTTGCCCCGAGCGCCTTCTTGGAGTCCCTCTGCATATGCGCCAAACGCCTGCGCTTCAGCACCGTACGCTATCATCCACCGGCATCCGGAACCCTAGGAGATCCCGCCGAGCACTTCGTCGCTGGCCTCGACGCGACCGCCCAGGCCAAGAGCGCCCACCAACCAGCACTTTGCCATCGAGCGCCTCAAGCGCGCCAACCCCGCTGGATCTCAGCCGACTTGGCCCGCCGTCGGCCCGGCCGGAGGGCAGCGGAACGCATCCCGACCCCGTCCCGCACTTAACCGGGCCGTCCTAAAGCTGTAGCTTGTAGCCGAGCTTTCAAGCTCCCTTGACCTGATGCTTCATGTGTCATAATCATCCCACAGCTTCTTGTCCTGCGCCTGCCGGCCCAGGTACATAACCCGCCTCTGCTGCATCTCTTCCCTTCCGTATCGTTTCCCAAGTCTGGGTCAGCCGCTCATCCTTCAGGCGCCGGTGACGGCTCCTGGTACGGGACCTCAGTGGCCTGATAGAGACCGAACCGCACGAGACTCGTGATCCGTCCGAGATCCTCGTCAATCCTCTTCAGAGCCTCGGGCTTCAGCAAGCCGTTGGCCGCCGCCTTCTCGGCAATGCTTTTGGCCTCTAGCATCTTCTCAAGCGCCTCCTGAATCAGTTTCACATCCGGTTCTTCGCCAGCTGCAGCATCGCGTAGCTTGTCCTCGGCCTCTTCAACGGCGTCAAGCAGCGCGCTCGCCGCCGTGATGGTGATGCCACCTCCGTCGATAACAACCTGAACCCGGTTGTTGAGCTCCCTCAGCAGGGCCACGGCACCCCCATAGGGGTCGGCGTGCGGCATAGAAGCAGGCGTCCTGAAGGGCCCCTGCGCCAGTTGCCCGTACAACTCCTGGGGCATGTGGAGGGTGGAGAAGACGCAGATACCCAGGACCCCAAGTTCTCTTGCGGCCTGGATCTGGCTCATGACCTGGTCGCGATTGTAGACGTAAATGCCAGGATACGAGAGAGCATGGTCTTCGAGCAGGGCTCGGCCCTCACGTGCCAGGCGGCGGAACGTATCCATGTGCTCCGTGTAAATCATGGGTTTGACGTAGGCAACGTACTTGTTGTCAGCCCAGTGCTTCCAGTTCTGCATCTTCGACCGTCTTGCATCGAACAGATCGGGCATGACGGCGGCCGAGATGACCAAGCCCGGCCGCACCTGGTGAACGCGCCGCACTGCTTCCGCTACCAGCGACGTCACTTGCTTTTCTCTCCAGGCGTTCCAGGCCTGGTAGTCGTCGGTGTACTTCATGAAGCCGATAGGATCCTTGCCGTATTCCTTCTTGAACGCTTCTCGGGTGTACGGGCTGTACCCGAAGGAG
Protein-coding sequences here:
- a CDS encoding family 10 glycosylhydrolase is translated as RSWTEDPMQVIVEEAHKRGLAVYPWVWAFCAGFGKPGPVLERHPEWAELNRDGGKQSPRGDTFWLQASRPEVRKWLVDVYVDLVTRYEVEGLHLDYIRYEDEAVASFGYSPYTREAFKKEYGKDPIGFMKYTDDYQAWNAWREKQVTSLVAEAVRRVHQVRPGLVISAAVMPDLFDARRSKMQNWKHWADNKYVAYVKPMIYTEHMDTFRRLAREGRALLEDHALSYPGIYVYNRDQVMSQIQAARELGVLGICVFSTLHMPQELYGQLAQGPFRTPASMPHADPYGGAVALLRELNNRVQVVIDGGGITITAASALLDAVEEAEDKLRDAAAGEEPDVKLIQEALEKMLEAKSIAEKAAANGLLKPEALKRIDEDLGRITSLVRFGLYQATEVPYQEPSPAPEG